The Leptolyngbya sp. CCY15150 nucleotide sequence GCGCAGGTCTTCCGGGTCAAGGCCGGTAATTTTAGGGTTGAGATCAGCCCCGTTTTCACTGCGCTGCTTGGTCAACACCCAATCCAGCGCCGCCTCGTAAATTTGAATCCGCACGGCGACCGGGTCATCGCCGGTGAGTTGAGACTCCTTGAGCTTGCCATCGCGGTGCAGCGCCGCCAGCAGGTAAAGCAGCAGGGGTTCCCTTGCCAGGGTTTTGACCTGCTTCGGGCACTGCTGGTTTTGCAAAAACGCCTGAAATTGCTGGGCTTTCTCGCTGCCCGCCAGCTTTTCCCAGTTCACAAACCACTGCTGCTGAATCTCCTCCGCCATTGGCGCAATCTCGACCCGCTCCAGATTTACAGGCATCAGCCGTTCCACGCCATACAGCGCCAGGGGTCTACCAGTAAGCACTACTCGGTGGCCGCGATCGCTAGTTTCAGCACAGCCTCTTTGAAACTTCTCCACCTGATCTAAAAATTGCTGGAGTCCACCTCCTGTGCCCCGTTCCAGCAGCAGTTCATCAAAGCCATCCAAAAAGAACAGAAAGCGGGTGTTGCGATCGGTCAGCCAGCCCGGATCTTTAGTGAAATCCGTGGCAATGGCATCCTTCAGCGTTTGGTCAAGACTCTGGGCAAACACTGACACATCGCGCAGACGAATCAACACCGGAATCCAGATGGGCGACCACTTGCGTCGCACCTTGTCAGCAAACATCCGACAAAAAACGCTCTTGCCCCGTCCAGGCCCACCCTGAATAAACAACACCTGTCCCTGTTTTTGGGCATCCTGCAACAGCGTTTCTGCCCAGGTTTCAATGTTTTGGGGTGTAGCCCTGTAATCCACCCGACCTTCCCTATCAACGGGGCGCACTTGCAGCGGCACATACAACTCGGCAAAGGTGAACGACTCGTCGAACACCGGATCCTGGGGCTTGCAGGCAATCACCTCCTCCAGGTAGCGATCGACACTGGCATAGCGTTCCTGGTCTTGAAACCAACCCTCCCCATAGACCGCCGCCAGCCGCTTCACCTGGTCGCGCACCTCCGCCACAATCTCCTTCAGGTAGCGGTGGGTGCTGCGGGCAATGCGTTCCGTGGTGCGATCGCTCTCTTCCGGCGACAACCCTGCCTCCTGCAACCGCTGGCTCAGCAGCCCATTAAAAATCCGCGCCAGTTGCGACTCATGGAAACAAATCAGTGTTTTCTTGGCTTCCTGCTCGGTTAGCTCCACCTCCTTGCCATCTAGCTCCAGCTTCTTGCCCATCTGTTGAATCTGGTTTGTCAACGCTTCCGATGCAGGTTGGTCAGACAATCGCTGCACCAGCTCTGGATGCTGCTCTAGAAAAACCTGGACACTTTTCAGGTAGGCAGTCTGGGCGGCGATCGCCACCCCCACCTCCAACGACGGCTCCTGCGGCGTTACCTCCATAATGTATTTCAGCAACCCCGCCGCCAACGGCACAAACGGCAAAGCCGCCGTCGCTACCTGCCCCAAGGGTGAACTCAACACATCCAGCAACGATGAAAAATGGTTGACCAGGGGTGCTAGCTCTTGGGCGCTCTTGTTTTCCCGAATCGCTTTTGCCAAGTCGGCGAGCGTCTTCAGGCTATCCACACCTCCCTTAACTGTCCCCTCCCAGGAAATCGGCGTATTCAAACCTCGCCAGACATCGCGCCAGAGTTGTTTCACCATTGATTTATTTTGGAGCAGCAATTTAGGTATAGTGTAGCCGATCTAGATTCGATGAACCTTTAGACAGTGAGGGTGGCGTTCATGCAATGTCTCCGCAGGAGAATCGCACCAGCAGTCAATGAGGCAGGGTCAGTCATTGTGTATCTTTTAACAAGTCGATGAAGCAGCGGACGAGAGATCCTGGCTTCGATGCACAGATTATCTGCTGCTGCTGCTTATCTTAGTCGTTAGACAACTTCTGTAATACATGGTTGAGCACAACATGTTTCTCAACTGTGCAACATAACTCAATCGCTTTGGTAAACTTGAGGTACTGATAGAGCTAGGTTGATCCATGACTATTGCAGTCGATCAAGCAATTCACCAGCAACCCCTTAGCCTTGACGAGTTTCTCGCTCATTATGGTGGCGATAACCGCTACGAACTGATCGACGGAGAGGTGTTCGACTTGGAACCAACAGGCCTGCATGAGGAGGTTGCAGCCTTCATAACAACGAAGATTTGTGTCCAGATCGACAGAGCAGAGCTACCTTGGTTTGTCCTTCAGCGGGGACTGTTGCGCCCTTCTAACACTGCCATGACAGCATTTCGTCCTGATATCGCAGTTGTTGATCAAGATGAACTGACCCAAGAGCCGCTTTGGTATGACCAGTCAATCTTAACTCTAGGCACTTCGATTAAATTTGTGGCAGAAGTTGTAAGTAGCAACTGGCAAAATGATTATGCTCGTAAGCTTGAAGACTACGCAGCGTTAGGTATCCCAGAATATTGGATTGCAGACTACGCGGGATTGGGGGGAACTCGACATATCGGAAAGCCCAAACAGCCCACCCTTTCTATCTGTGCGCTAGTGGATGAAGAGTATGAAATTCAGCAGTTCCGAGGCAGTGAGATGATCGTCTCTCCAACCTTCCCAGAGTTGAGACTCATGGCTGAACAAGTCTTGAGGGCTAATCGGTGACGGTGTTGCAAACAACCCCAACGCAGTAGACGTACAGAAGCTGACGAAGAACTTGTAGATCCCCATTGCTTCCAAGATTCACCCAAAACAGCCAACTCACCCTAAGCTTCGAGCAGCTCAGCGATTGCTGCTTCAATCATCGCCGTTGCCTCCCGGTTTCGGCCAGGGCCACCGGCATAATGCCCCCAAACCGAATCGATCACCCGCAGTTCCGCATTGGGCATCTGCGCCACCTCCAGCGCATTGTCCTCCGGTGTGAAATACAAATCCGTCGCACAAGGCATGATCAACGAACGAGCCGCGATCGCCCCCAAAGCAGCGGAAAAATCCTGATTATAGCGAGGATGATCGCTGATATCGCCGTAGTACCAAGCCTCCATCATCGCCAGCAAATCATTGGCATCCCAAGCCAGATGGTCGTCCTCCCACCAGCGCAGCAGGTCATCCAGGGTATCGAAGCCCAAGTCTTTGTAGAGCCCCTCGCGGTAAAACGTTTGGGAGTAGACCCAGCCAGCATAGACACGACCAAAGGCTTTCAGTCCCTGCACTGGCGGCTGTTGATAAAATCCATGATTCCAGGTGCCATCCGCAGTTAGGGCAGCGCGAACGCCTGCCAGAAAAACCTGATTGTGGGGCGAGGTTTTGGCAGCACCACAGATGGCGAGCATGGTGCTGACCTGATCGGGATAGAGAGCAGCCCAGTGGTAAGCCTGCATGGCTCCCATTGACCAACCTAGAACAAGGGCGATCGCTTCAATGCCAAACTGTTCCCACAGGAGCCGATGTTGACAGCGCACATTGTCGTAGAGCGATATCCGAGGAAAATCACCGCCTAGTCCGGTATTGCTGGGAGAGGACGATAGACCATTGCCAAATAAGTTGGGAACAATGATGAAGTAGCGATCGGGGTTCAGGGCCCAGGTAGCGCCGATGATGGCGGCATTGCTGCGGTGGGTGCCGGTGTAGTAGGTAGGAAATAGGATCACATTATCTTTGCTATCGCTCAAGGTGCCATAGGTGGCGTAGGCAAGCTTAGCATTGAGTAAAATATCTCCTGATTGGAGTTCCAGATCGCCGAGTTCAAAGTACTGATAGTCCATGGCCAGTCCCTAGGCGTTCAGCAAGTGCTGACGGATTAGCTTTTGCTGATGAATAATGCGGTCTTCCAGATGATTGGCCATGCCGGATTGATAGACACCGCTGGCATAGCCTTTTTGCACGCCCTCCGTGAGATCCATATCTTCTTGCATAAAATCTTCAAAGTCTTTCAGTAAAGTCTCCGTGGGAGTGCTAAAGCCGGGAATGGCAAACACCTCTAGGTTGACGCGACAGGATTCCACGCCGTTAGGTTCGATCTGAATCCAGGCAAGGACGCCGTTGGGGAAAGCCAGTAAATGCAGATTGGGGAACATCCCAAACGTAAGGAAGCCGTATCGATTGCGATCGCTTAAGTGTTCCAGAACGACATTGTCGGCACGCCAGCCGGGCGTTGTGGGGGTATATAAACAGTTGACGTAGTCCCCGAAGGAATGTTCGTAATGGCGAATGGGGCCCTGTACCTTATTGAGGGTTTGGCGGTGGGCGATCGCTACGTGGTAGTCACAGAGGGTATTGTCGTGGTAGTTTTTCCAATTACAGGCGACGATATAGTGTTTCTGAATCACTAATTCAGTCGTCGGCTGGCGATAGCCTTGCAGGACAGTGGGAATATCACCAAGAAAATCAGTTAATTCACAAGGTGGATCAGAAAGGCAGACGAAGATAAAGTTATCCCAGAGGGCGATCGCCAC carries:
- a CDS encoding Uma2 family endonuclease → MTIAVDQAIHQQPLSLDEFLAHYGGDNRYELIDGEVFDLEPTGLHEEVAAFITTKICVQIDRAELPWFVLQRGLLRPSNTAMTAFRPDIAVVDQDELTQEPLWYDQSILTLGTSIKFVAEVVSSNWQNDYARKLEDYAALGIPEYWIADYAGLGGTRHIGKPKQPTLSICALVDEEYEIQQFRGSEMIVSPTFPELRLMAEQVLRANR
- a CDS encoding pentapeptide repeat-containing protein; this encodes MVKQLWRDVWRGLNTPISWEGTVKGGVDSLKTLADLAKAIRENKSAQELAPLVNHFSSLLDVLSSPLGQVATAALPFVPLAAGLLKYIMEVTPQEPSLEVGVAIAAQTAYLKSVQVFLEQHPELVQRLSDQPASEALTNQIQQMGKKLELDGKEVELTEQEAKKTLICFHESQLARIFNGLLSQRLQEAGLSPEESDRTTERIARSTHRYLKEIVAEVRDQVKRLAAVYGEGWFQDQERYASVDRYLEEVIACKPQDPVFDESFTFAELYVPLQVRPVDREGRVDYRATPQNIETWAETLLQDAQKQGQVLFIQGGPGRGKSVFCRMFADKVRRKWSPIWIPVLIRLRDVSVFAQSLDQTLKDAIATDFTKDPGWLTDRNTRFLFFLDGFDELLLERGTGGGLQQFLDQVEKFQRGCAETSDRGHRVVLTGRPLALYGVERLMPVNLERVEIAPMAEEIQQQWFVNWEKLAGSEKAQQFQAFLQNQQCPKQVKTLAREPLLLYLLAALHRDGKLKESQLTGDDPVAVRIQIYEAALDWVLTKQRSENGADLNPKITGLDPEDLRSILAEAGLCVVQSGGEFAAIALIEERLKEDEGAKQILAQAKQNAEQNPLKNALAAFYLQSTEGRENHIEFFHKSFGEFLCAERMVESLVRWTKKEDSRGKPYLVREEMLCREIYDLFGFGALTQEIVEYLIGLLKKAKLDWVELFKRLEGFYLDWCDGKFIDATEETLPQRKARQLKKYQPTIGQRQVDIATGLNVLILLLEIHRYAQSVEALKAAIHCYPCGQPDTDGHDSERWLRMIHYSDCLQLGTFNQSVGKFLRSANLISANLRSANLTSANLSNANLFNANLTSANLFHADLTSANLSSTDLSSTDLFSANLSSADLT
- a CDS encoding alpha/beta fold hydrolase, which produces MDYQYFELGDLELQSGDILLNAKLAYATYGTLSDSKDNVILFPTYYTGTHRSNAAIIGATWALNPDRYFIIVPNLFGNGLSSSPSNTGLGGDFPRISLYDNVRCQHRLLWEQFGIEAIALVLGWSMGAMQAYHWAALYPDQVSTMLAICGAAKTSPHNQVFLAGVRAALTADGTWNHGFYQQPPVQGLKAFGRVYAGWVYSQTFYREGLYKDLGFDTLDDLLRWWEDDHLAWDANDLLAMMEAWYYGDISDHPRYNQDFSAALGAIAARSLIMPCATDLYFTPEDNALEVAQMPNAELRVIDSVWGHYAGGPGRNREATAMIEAAIAELLEA
- a CDS encoding aromatic ring-hydroxylating dioxygenase subunit alpha: MIANLPDLLTVANPDAYFFPGQLYTDPALLPLEQERIFRRTWLYAGDAAQLAPGQVWVKEVAGLSLLIVRDRDHQLRAFHNVCPHRASPLCTQSGVQSLKHIICPYHAWVYGLDGKLIGAPSHDRFPDTFDTPDFPLVPVAIALWDNFIFVCLSDPPCELTDFLGDIPTVLQGYRQPTTELVIQKHYIVACNWKNYHDNTLCDYHVAIAHRQTLNKVQGPIRHYEHSFGDYVNCLYTPTTPGWRADNVVLEHLSDRNRYGFLTFGMFPNLHLLAFPNGVLAWIQIEPNGVESCRVNLEVFAIPGFSTPTETLLKDFEDFMQEDMDLTEGVQKGYASGVYQSGMANHLEDRIIHQQKLIRQHLLNA